A region from the Mustela erminea isolate mMusErm1 chromosome 10, mMusErm1.Pri, whole genome shotgun sequence genome encodes:
- the CD101 gene encoding immunoglobulin superfamily member 2 — translation MAHIPHVASFFLFLTKLSLGQREVTIQKGPLFRVAGYPISIGCNVTGYQGPAEQNFQWSVYLPKTPKQEIQIVSTKDASFSYVVYAQRVRSGEIYVERVRGNSVFLHISEPQLKDSGEYECHTPNTDERYYGNYSAKTRLIVIPDTLSATMSSQTLSKEEGESLELTCEAAKASAQHTHLSVTWYLMQDGERNQITEIISLSKDFLLIPGPSYTERFAAGDVQLSKLGVATFRLSIGSLQPSDQGQLFCEATEWIKDPDETWTSIARKRTAQTALRIQPIVRDFHINISAESAWTAGNSLELVCLVVGGGRDPWLQGIWFFNGNEMARMDAGGVLDLKGDYRERASQGQLQVSKISPKAFYLKIFSVGPEDEGTYSCAVAEVARAPMGSWQVLQSKQSPDSRVHLRKPAARNVVLSTKNKREAMWEGETLTLLCKVDGAVSLLSVEWWHLPQGQAQPELVASMQQDGAVQLGASYKQLNNRGAMRLEKMDWATFQLEISPTSITDSGVYECRVSEGTQSHSRGRSWTQKLAVTVKSLESSLRVKLMSRQPKVELGKTFGLSCVVEADYANLRVPLTVTWLFQPSRSQVFHLLVRVTHNGTIEWGEDLAQFQKKTNVLQSSFHSQLLIHDATEEEAGVYQCKVEVYVRNSLCTSSPARASAISHSLMIAIALPESKLQVNSSSQVREILINSNTNIECSILSQSTGDLQLAVIWYFFPSSTNAIWLRILQMDQTNVVKYGDEFHTPRRKQKFYPEKVSRDLFQLHILNVEDSDQGKYHCTVEEWLLSTNGTWHKLGEKKSGLTELKLRPTGSKVRVSKEYRTENATEHSQVAIRCSLESPGSSASLFSVMWYRNRENSGTKMLVHLQHDGLLEYGEEELRRPLVCYRSSSTEFVLQLHWVEMEDAGLYWCRVAEWQLHGNPSKWVKQASDESQHMVLTVLPSEPTLPSRICSSTSLLYFLLAIPCILLILLLIALFCYCHKARKLSAMILKAQKEKSLWMDLKGTGDWTINQRDEEEEDH, via the exons ATGGCACACATCCCACATGtggcatctttctttctctttctga CTAAGCTCAGCCTTGGCCAGAGGGAGGTAACCATCCAGAAAGGACCACTGTTTCGGGTCGCGGGCTACCCTATCAGCATTGGCTGCAATGTCACGGGCTACCAGGGACCTGCTGAGCAGAATTTCCAGTGGTCTGTTTACCTGCCTAAAACCCCGAAACAAGAAATCCAGATCGTTAGCACCAAGGATGCCAGCTTCTCTTATGTGGTGTACGCACAGCGGGTGCGAAGCGGGGAGATCTATGTGGAGAGGGTCCGGGGCAACTCAGTCTTCTTGCACATCTCAGAGCCCCAGCTGAAGGATTCTGGCGAGTATGAGTGTCACACACCGAACACGGATGAAAGATACTATGGCAATTACAGCGCGAAGACTAGGCTAATTG TTATTCCAGATACCCTCTCTGCCACCATGAGTTCCCAAACTCTCAGTAAGGAGGAAGGTGAATCATTAGAACTGACCTGCGAAGCAGCCAAAGCCTCAGCTCAGCACACTCACCTTTCTGTCACGTGGTACCTGATGCAGGACggagaaagaaaccaaatcaCTGAGATTATTTCCCTCTCCAAAGATTTCCTGTTGATCCCTGGGCCCTCGTATACAGAGAGGTTTGCGGCTGGTGATGTCCAGCTCAGCAAGCTTGGGGTTGCCACCTTCAGGCTGTCCATAGGGAGCCTCCAGCCCTCAGATCAAGGCCAGCTGTTCTGTGAGGCCACCGAATGGATAAAGGATCCAGACGAAACCTGGACTTCAATCGCGAGAAAGCGGACAGCTCAAACCGCTCTGAGGATCCAACCCATAG TGAGAGATTTTCACATCAACATTTCAGCTGAGAGCGCATGGACTGCAGGGAATTCCTTAGAACTGGTCTGCCTGGTTGTAGGTGGTGGCCGGGACCCATGGCTTCAGGGCATTTGGTTCTTCAATGGTAATGAGATGGCCCGCATGGACGCTGGGGGTGTTCTGGACCTGAAGGGAgactacagagagagagcaagtcaAGGACAGCTCCAGGTTTCAAAGATAAGCCCCAAAGCTTTCTATCTCAAGATCTTCTCTGTGGGACCCGAGGACGAAGGCACCTACAGCTGCGCCGTGGCAGAGGTGGCAAGAGCTCCGATGGGCTCCTGGCAGGTGCTTCAGAGCAAGCAGTCCCCAGACAGCCGCGTGCATCTGAGGAAGCCAGCAG CAAGAAATGTGGTCTTATCCACCAAGAACAAGCGGGAAGCCATGTGGGAAGGAGAGACATTAACGCTTCTTTGCAAGGTAGATGGGGCTGTGAGTCTCCTGTCCGTGGAATGGTGGCACCTCCCACAAGGCCAGGCACAGCCGGAGTTGGTGGCCAGTATGCAACAAGATGGTGCCGTGCAGCTGGGGGCCTCCTACAAGCAACTCAACAACCGGGGCGCCATGAGGCTGGAGAAAATGGACTGGGCCACCTTCCAGCTGGAGATCAGCCCCACCAGCATCACAGACAGCGGTGTGTACGAGTGCCGAGTGTCTGAGGGCACCCAGAGCCACTCCAGAGGTCGGAGCTGGACTCAGAAGTTGGCAGTCACTGTCAAGTCTCTGG AGTCAAGTTTACGGGTTAAGCTGATGAGCCGTCAGCCCAAAGTAGAATTAGGCAAGACCTTTGGCTTGTCCTGCGTAGTGGAGGCTGACTACGCCAACCTCAGGGTGCCACTCACTGTGACGTGGCTGTTCCAGCCATCGAGATCTCAAGTCTTTCATCTACTTGTTCGAGTCACCCATAATGGCACTATTGAGTGGGGGGAAGACCTAGCTCAGTTCCAAAAGAAGACAAACGTTCTCCAGTCCTCGTTTCATTCTCAACTCCTCATCCATGATGCcactgaggaagaagcaggagtcTATCAGTGTAAAGTCGAAGTTTATGTCAGAAATTCCCTATGCACAAGCAGCCCCGCAAGAGCTTCTGCCATCTCTCACTCACTGATGATAGCCATCGCTCTACCAG AGAGCAAGCTGCAAGTGAACTCAAGCAGTCAAGTCCGAGAGATCCTCATCAACTCCAACACCAACATAGAATGTAGCATCTTGTCCCAGTCCACTGGAGACCTTCAGTTAGCCGTCATTTGGTACTTCTTTCCCAGTTCCACTAACGCAATCTGGCTGAGGATCCTGCAAATGGACCAAACCAATGTTGTAAAATATGGGGATGAATTTCACACcccaaggagaaaacaaaaattctacCCCGAGAAAGTTTCCCGAGACTTGTTTCAGCTACACATTTTGAATGTGGAAGACAGCGATCAGGGCAAGTACCACTGCACTGTGGAGGAATGGCTCTTGTCTACAAATGGCACTTGGCACAAGCTTGGAGAAAAGAAGTCGGGTCTGACAGAATTGAAACTCAGGCCCACAG GAAGTAAAGTACGTGTGTCCAAAGAGTACAGGACAGAGAATGCTACCGAGCACAGCCAGGTGGCCATCCGCTGCAGCCTGGAGAGTCCTGGCAGCTCAGCTTCCCTGTTCTCTGTGATGTGGTACCGGAACAGGGAAAATTCTGGAACGAAAATGCTGGTGCACCTGCAGCATGATGGCTTGCTGGAGTATGGCGAAGAGGAGCTCAGGAGGCCTCTGGTCTGCTACCGTTCATCCTCTACAGAGTTTGTCCTGCAGCTTCATTGGGTAGAGATGGAGGATGCTGGGCTTTACTGGTGCAGAGTGGCCGAGTGGCAGCTGCATGGCAACCCAAGCAAGTGGGTCAAGCAAGCCTCAGACGAGTCACAGCATATGGTGCTCACAGTGCTGCCTTCAG